A window from Podospora bellae-mahoneyi strain CBS 112042 chromosome 1 map unlocalized CBS112042p_1, whole genome shotgun sequence encodes these proteins:
- the TIM11 gene encoding F1F0 ATP synthase subunit e, mitochondrial (EggNog:ENOG503P6R0; COG:S), with the protein MASSGVNVLRYSALGLGVVYGFYHQRQIYASDRAAAAQREYEHKQQLIAQAKKAYAAKHKPAVSASSSASQDINSSSFDLESFIAQLDKA; encoded by the exons ATGGCCTCTTCCGGAGTCAAC GTCCTCCGGTACTccgccctcggcctcggtgtCGTCTACGGCTTCTACCACCAGCGCCAGATCTATGCTTCCGaccgcgccgccgccgcccagcGCGAGTATGAGCACAAGCAGCAATTAATAgcccaggccaagaaggcctaCGCTGCCAAGCACAAGCCCGCTGTCTCCGCGTCCTCTTCCGCCAGCC AAGACATCAACAGCTCAAGCTTCGACCTCGAGAGCTTCATCGCCCAGCTGGACAAGGCCTAA